A region from the Beduinella massiliensis genome encodes:
- a CDS encoding GNAT family N-acetyltransferase: protein MFALTLATPQDLDEAFRLYRRCADQSPYVWSDDYPYLEIVEEDIALGALYLLRDDAGCLLAAGALRDGEELRHLPWNPAFCRPCELSRLGVDPDCQRQGLGSRMLSLLLQKAASLGFDGMILLASTENPPALALYRRLGFETCGETHCYDTDFSCMQRAL, encoded by the coding sequence ATGTTTGCATTAACCCTTGCAACGCCCCAGGATTTGGACGAAGCGTTTCGCCTGTATCGCCGCTGCGCGGATCAGTCGCCATACGTCTGGAGCGACGATTATCCCTACCTTGAAATCGTGGAGGAGGACATCGCGCTCGGTGCGCTCTACCTGCTGCGCGACGACGCGGGATGCCTGCTGGCTGCGGGCGCTCTGCGCGACGGAGAGGAGCTTCGTCACCTGCCCTGGAATCCCGCTTTTTGCCGCCCTTGCGAGCTCTCCCGTCTCGGCGTCGACCCGGACTGTCAGCGTCAGGGGCTGGGCAGTCGGATGCTGTCCCTCCTCCTTCAAAAGGCTGCGTCGCTCGGCTTTGACGGCATGATCCTGCTCGCTTCCACCGAAAACCCGCCCGCGCTGGCGCTGTACCGGCGGCTGGGCTTTGAGACCTGCGGGGAGACGCACTGCTACGACACGGACTTTTCCTGCATGCAGCGCGCTCTGTAA
- the rph gene encoding ribonuclease PH, translating into MYERIDGRGAGALREVRIVPGFVRTAAGSCLVECGGTRVICTASVQEGVPPFLRGKGQGWLTAEYAMLPASTGQRKARDGVKKDGRSVEIQRLIGRSLRQAVDLARLGERTVTLDCDVLEADGGTRTASITGSFVALVLAVDKLIREGRLLQSPVTYQVSAVSCGIVSGQPLLDLCYVEDSCAQVDMNVVMDDAGRFIEVQGTGEGRSFSREELDKLLALAEEGNAELMRAQRDALGGAARHIGAKELLIVATGNANKLREFKEILGARYDVVSMKDVGVDADIEETGTTFEENAAIKAEYVMKQTGCAAIADDSGLAVDALDGAPGVYSARYCGRHGDDEANNRLLLENLKDVPAPRTGRYIAAIALSRPGKRTLIRRGTCEGEVLFEAHGAGGFGYDPLFRCETGETFAEISAEEKNRISHRRRGIEAVLKALEEE; encoded by the coding sequence ATGTACGAGAGAATCGATGGACGCGGCGCGGGTGCGCTGCGCGAGGTCAGGATCGTCCCCGGATTCGTCCGCACGGCGGCAGGTTCATGTCTGGTGGAATGCGGCGGCACGCGCGTCATCTGCACCGCCTCGGTGCAGGAGGGCGTGCCGCCTTTCCTCCGGGGAAAGGGACAAGGCTGGCTGACGGCGGAATATGCGATGCTGCCCGCCTCAACGGGTCAGCGCAAGGCGCGCGACGGCGTCAAGAAGGATGGGCGCAGCGTGGAAATTCAGCGTCTGATCGGCCGATCCCTCCGGCAGGCGGTAGACCTTGCGCGCCTGGGCGAGCGGACGGTGACGCTGGACTGCGACGTGCTGGAGGCGGATGGCGGCACGCGGACGGCCTCGATCACGGGCAGCTTCGTCGCCCTTGTACTGGCGGTGGACAAGCTGATCCGGGAAGGAAGGCTTTTGCAGTCGCCCGTCACGTATCAGGTGTCCGCGGTGAGCTGCGGCATCGTCTCGGGCCAACCGCTGCTGGATCTATGCTACGTCGAGGACAGCTGCGCGCAGGTGGACATGAACGTCGTCATGGACGACGCGGGCAGATTTATCGAGGTGCAGGGTACGGGAGAGGGACGCTCATTTTCCCGTGAAGAGCTGGACAAGCTGCTGGCGCTGGCGGAAGAGGGAAACGCGGAGCTGATGCGCGCGCAGCGGGACGCTCTGGGCGGAGCGGCACGTCATATCGGGGCTAAAGAACTCTTGATCGTTGCGACGGGGAACGCGAATAAGCTCCGCGAATTTAAGGAAATTCTGGGCGCGCGCTACGACGTGGTCTCCATGAAGGACGTCGGCGTGGACGCGGACATCGAGGAGACGGGAACGACCTTTGAAGAGAACGCGGCCATCAAGGCCGAGTACGTGATGAAACAGACGGGCTGCGCCGCCATCGCGGACGATTCAGGATTGGCGGTGGACGCCCTTGACGGCGCGCCGGGCGTTTACAGCGCGCGGTACTGCGGGCGTCACGGCGACGACGAGGCGAACAACCGCCTTTTGCTCGAAAATTTGAAGGACGTACCCGCGCCGCGCACCGGGCGCTATATCGCCGCCATCGCGCTCTCCCGTCCGGGAAAGCGGACGCTCATTCGTCGGGGAACGTGCGAAGGCGAGGTGCTCTTCGAGGCACACGGCGCTGGCGGATTCGGCTATGATCCCTTGTTCCGCTGCGAGACGGGGGAGACGTTCGCTGAGATCAGCGCAGAGGAAAAGAACCGCATCAGCCACCGCAGACGGGGCATTGAGGCGGTGCTGAAGGCGCTTGAGGAGGAATGA
- a CDS encoding VOC family protein produces MRMDHAALYVRDLEAAKAFYERYFGACAGAKYQNPRTGLSTHFLSFDGEGRLEIMQRPGLAPRPERQAAEGYVHIAFSLGSRAAVDALTERLRADGHAVISGPRTTGDGYYESCVLDPEGNPIELVG; encoded by the coding sequence ATGCGAATGGATCATGCAGCGCTGTACGTGCGCGATCTGGAGGCCGCCAAGGCGTTTTACGAGCGCTACTTTGGGGCGTGCGCAGGCGCGAAATATCAGAATCCGCGCACCGGCCTTTCTACGCACTTCCTTTCCTTTGATGGTGAAGGGAGATTGGAGATCATGCAGCGGCCCGGCCTTGCGCCGCGCCCGGAGCGGCAGGCGGCGGAAGGGTACGTACACATCGCCTTCAGCCTCGGCTCTCGGGCGGCCGTCGACGCGCTCACCGAGCGGCTGCGCGCGGACGGCCATGCGGTAATCAGCGGCCCGCGCACGACGGGCGACGGTTACTACGAAAGCTGTGTGCTCGATCCGGAGGGGAATCCGATCGAGCTGGTGGGCTGA
- a CDS encoding GerMN domain-containing protein, with protein sequence MKIKKPKLNFKFRRTDVERILITCSAALVVLLAVRGGGPTEMYEEPYDQIPAEQTAATAETPTQATVVYYQDGDGYLVPVQRDVAKQDGIAKATLSLMVKSAKNDMEAARLGLLTVVPEGTTFDLNIENGHAKVDLSANALNVATAEQESNMVSAMVWALTEFPTVNDVEFMVDGKKLKTLPHGTPVEGRMKREGLNMESVETVETFAGANQVQLYFPSDSGRLLVPVTRTVYSDDDITTAMLELLKGPKQDSGLQTPLPADAALLGVTLKDGVATVNFTEEFIKVSEQSDGGMQSLRALMMTCRQFPGVKKVEIQVDGKPYKLPSGQEDQPTFANVASEVVQQFPEVMQEE encoded by the coding sequence GTGAAAATCAAGAAGCCCAAGCTCAACTTCAAGTTCAGGCGCACGGATGTGGAACGCATCCTGATCACCTGCTCGGCGGCGCTCGTCGTCCTGCTCGCGGTCAGGGGCGGGGGCCCCACGGAAATGTACGAGGAACCCTACGACCAGATTCCCGCGGAGCAGACCGCGGCCACGGCCGAAACGCCGACACAGGCGACCGTCGTATACTATCAGGACGGCGACGGTTATCTCGTGCCGGTGCAGCGCGACGTGGCGAAGCAGGATGGTATCGCCAAGGCGACGCTCTCCCTCATGGTCAAGAGCGCCAAGAACGACATGGAAGCGGCCAGGCTCGGCCTGCTCACCGTGGTGCCGGAGGGAACGACGTTTGACCTGAACATTGAAAACGGCCACGCCAAGGTAGACTTGAGCGCCAACGCGCTGAACGTCGCCACCGCCGAGCAGGAGAGCAACATGGTGAGCGCCATGGTCTGGGCGCTGACGGAGTTCCCGACGGTCAACGACGTGGAATTCATGGTAGACGGCAAGAAGCTCAAGACGCTTCCGCACGGCACGCCGGTCGAGGGCAGGATGAAGCGTGAGGGCCTGAACATGGAAAGCGTCGAGACGGTGGAGACCTTCGCGGGCGCAAACCAGGTGCAGCTCTACTTCCCGTCGGACAGCGGCCGCCTGCTGGTACCCGTGACGCGCACCGTGTATTCGGACGACGACATCACCACCGCTATGCTGGAGCTGCTCAAGGGCCCCAAGCAGGACAGCGGCCTGCAGACGCCCCTGCCGGCAGATGCCGCGCTGCTGGGCGTGACGCTGAAGGACGGCGTCGCGACGGTCAACTTCACGGAGGAATTCATCAAGGTCAGCGAGCAGTCCGACGGCGGCATGCAGTCGCTGCGCGCGCTGATGATGACCTGCCGCCAGTTCCCCGGCGTCAAAAAGGTCGAAATCCAGGTGGACGGCAAGCCCTACAAGCTGCCCAGCGGGCAGGAAGACCAGCCGACATTCGCCAACGTGGCCTCCGAGGTGGTGCAGCAGTTCCCGGAGGTCATGCAGGAAGAATAA
- a CDS encoding NFACT RNA binding domain-containing protein: protein MPFDGVTLGFVARELREKLIGGRVDRVSQPERDEIHLLIRSQGENLRLLLCAGANAARVHLTASAKPNPMEPPMLCMLLRKYLQGGRVTDVRRVNGDRILEIDVEALDELGELKTRTLIAEIMGRHSNIILRGADGRIIDAVRHVSEEISRVREVLPGLPYAYPPSQDKLNPDSATAEELADMLCGAGGKLSKALQGGITGLSPQAAREIAFRLTGTAETHLEAVAIPALAERLRELLSSLYDLRPPVLLLGEDGEPVDVFPYPQLNLTGAALREVPEGISRALDLLFLGRDRRERMAQRSASLHKTLKTHIERCEKKLAIQIEALENSRRMEEYRVNGELIQANLYRLEKGMEEAAVENFYSPAYETVIIPLDKKLTPVQNAQRYFKLYQKARSAREMAAGQKEKTEAELRYLEGQLDDLRKCTQPEELLEIRALLEQSGHVRKVQSRVKQRKAQPSQPFHYQASDGTDILVGKNSVQNDRLTGEARGDETWLHAKNMPGSHVIICSPKVSEQTLREAANLAAFYSKGQQSAQVPIDYTLRRYVKKPGGAPAGFVIYTHQKTLYVNPDEHAVKRLTLISG, encoded by the coding sequence ATGCCATTTGACGGCGTTACGCTGGGCTTTGTAGCCCGCGAACTGCGCGAAAAGCTCATCGGCGGCCGCGTCGACCGCGTGTCGCAGCCGGAGCGCGACGAAATTCATCTGCTGATCCGCTCGCAGGGGGAAAACCTGCGCCTGCTTCTGTGCGCCGGCGCCAACGCCGCCCGCGTACACCTGACCGCCTCCGCCAAACCCAACCCCATGGAGCCGCCCATGCTGTGCATGCTCCTGCGCAAGTACCTGCAGGGCGGCCGCGTGACGGACGTTCGCCGCGTAAACGGCGATCGCATCCTTGAAATCGATGTGGAGGCGCTCGACGAGCTAGGCGAGCTGAAGACGCGAACACTCATCGCTGAAATCATGGGCCGCCATTCCAATATCATCCTACGCGGAGCGGACGGACGCATCATCGACGCGGTTCGCCACGTGAGCGAGGAAATCAGCCGCGTGCGCGAGGTGCTGCCCGGTCTGCCCTACGCCTATCCACCTTCGCAGGACAAACTGAACCCCGACAGCGCCACGGCTGAAGAGCTCGCGGACATGCTGTGCGGCGCCGGGGGCAAGCTTTCCAAGGCGCTGCAGGGCGGCATCACGGGACTGTCCCCGCAGGCCGCGCGCGAGATCGCCTTTCGGCTGACCGGCACCGCCGAAACGCACCTGGAGGCCGTCGCCATCCCCGCGCTCGCGGAGCGGCTTCGCGAGCTGCTAAGCAGCCTGTACGATCTGCGTCCGCCCGTTCTGCTGCTGGGGGAGGACGGCGAACCCGTAGACGTATTCCCCTACCCGCAGCTTAACCTGACGGGCGCCGCCCTCCGCGAAGTGCCGGAGGGGATTTCCCGCGCGCTGGACCTCCTGTTTCTGGGACGCGACCGCCGCGAGCGCATGGCGCAGCGCTCAGCCTCCCTGCACAAGACGCTGAAGACACACATCGAGCGCTGCGAAAAGAAGTTGGCCATTCAGATCGAAGCGCTCGAAAACAGCCGCCGCATGGAGGAATATCGCGTGAACGGCGAGTTGATTCAGGCGAACCTGTATCGTCTTGAAAAGGGGATGGAAGAGGCGGCGGTCGAAAATTTCTACAGCCCGGCATATGAGACCGTGATCATTCCCCTGGATAAAAAGCTGACGCCGGTGCAGAACGCCCAGCGCTACTTCAAGCTCTACCAGAAGGCGCGCTCCGCCCGCGAGATGGCCGCCGGACAGAAGGAGAAGACCGAGGCTGAACTGCGCTATCTGGAGGGACAGCTCGACGACCTGCGCAAGTGCACGCAGCCGGAGGAGCTTTTAGAAATACGCGCTCTGCTCGAACAGAGCGGCCACGTGCGCAAGGTACAATCCCGCGTCAAGCAGCGCAAGGCCCAGCCCTCGCAGCCCTTTCACTATCAGGCGAGCGACGGCACGGACATTCTCGTCGGCAAGAACAGCGTGCAGAACGACCGCCTGACCGGCGAAGCGCGCGGGGATGAAACCTGGCTGCACGCCAAGAACATGCCCGGCTCGCACGTCATCATCTGTTCGCCTAAGGTATCCGAGCAGACGCTGCGCGAGGCGGCTAACCTTGCGGCCTTTTACAGCAAGGGCCAGCAATCGGCGCAGGTGCCGATCGACTACACGCTGCGCCGCTACGTCAAGAAGCCGGGCGGCGCGCCCGCGGGATTCGTGATCTACACCCATCAGAAGACGCTGTACGTCAACCCAGACGAGCATGCCGTCAAGCGCCTGACGCTCATCAGCGGTTGA
- a CDS encoding methyltransferase domain-containing protein, producing the protein MEDDVRTVQSYYDENVSDEWERLQKHSFEFRITTAMLAKHIHPGDRVLDVGGGPGRYALHLAKLGCDVTLVDLSSENAAFAAEKAHELGVSLNAYSGDARTVDRMGLGTFDHVLLMGPLYHLLDEEDRVRAVNAALRCLRSGGKLYAAFILMFAGMIYGMKYLPAMVLDDSEQKFIDRVLQDGSFSGAAFTQAHFISQKEILPFMARFPLKKLHLLGQEGILSPCEENLLAQRPEVVDRWVELAVQLCEREELLAYSEHVLYIGEKQ; encoded by the coding sequence GTGGAAGACGACGTGCGCACCGTACAATCCTATTACGACGAGAACGTATCCGATGAATGGGAACGGCTGCAAAAGCATTCGTTTGAATTTCGCATCACCACGGCGATGTTGGCGAAGCACATCCATCCCGGCGACCGCGTGCTGGATGTCGGCGGGGGCCCGGGCCGCTACGCGCTCCACCTGGCAAAGCTGGGCTGCGACGTGACGTTGGTGGACCTCTCCTCCGAAAATGCCGCGTTCGCAGCGGAAAAGGCGCATGAGCTGGGCGTTTCGCTCAACGCTTACAGCGGTGACGCGCGCACAGTGGATCGCATGGGGCTCGGCACCTTCGATCACGTGCTGCTGATGGGCCCGCTGTATCACCTGTTGGACGAGGAAGACCGCGTGCGGGCCGTAAACGCCGCGCTACGCTGCCTGCGTTCCGGCGGCAAGCTGTATGCCGCGTTCATCCTGATGTTCGCAGGCATGATTTACGGCATGAAGTACCTGCCTGCGATGGTTCTGGACGATTCCGAGCAGAAGTTCATCGACCGCGTGCTGCAAGACGGCTCCTTCTCCGGCGCCGCCTTTACACAGGCCCACTTCATCAGTCAGAAGGAGATCCTACCCTTTATGGCACGCTTTCCCCTTAAAAAACTACACCTGCTGGGGCAGGAGGGCATTCTCTCTCCCTGCGAAGAAAACCTGCTCGCTCAGCGTCCGGAGGTCGTAGATCGCTGGGTCGAACTGGCCGTGCAACTTTGCGAGCGCGAGGAGCTGCTCGCCTATTCCGAACACGTCCTGTATATCGGTGAAAAGCAATAA